Proteins encoded by one window of Bacteroidia bacterium:
- a CDS encoding M23 family metallopeptidase, which produces MKVANFLNCIFTLIISNAYSQQPISPLSPLTIPLIQKGNYGEVRSNHFHSGLDFSTQSKIGFPVIASFDGYVSRIKTSENGYGKAVYIDHPNGLTTVYAHLHRYGKTIESFVFAEQEKQKIYSVELFPERNKIMVRQGDTIGWSGNSGGSSGPHLHYEIRNTKSEKPLNPISYFPQIKDTIPPLIKSITIYSIKEDFLSIFPWHEITPVETSAGNYRYTDLINASGEIGIGFSGYDQANNDNAILGIDEVELYANEKLVFARKMSNFSFDETRNANGLIDYSKGQRTGNITERCYKLPGVKFSQYVFIKNSGVVVLKNDSSVNFRLMLRDGAGNISRCVFTIVNNNGTKPKNTVVKKGELLEYNKANKIQSDRYRLSITDGALFRDYYCDVIIRKGNKSFIAPQITIGSTSEGLKKNAMLKIKSDVEGDSLNSKTIMVKIASNGTTSPVSGIFKDGMYSASISDFGTYSLMVDSIAPVVENISTSFDSVFNCTVLEVKVADNFSGIKKYSCTINNNWYLSEYDRKYNTIYILLNRFTERKFNLKVNLTDACGNTTIFSKEIILPQK; this is translated from the coding sequence ATGAAAGTTGCAAATTTCTTAAACTGTATTTTTACTTTAATAATCAGCAATGCTTATTCACAACAGCCTATATCACCTTTAAGCCCACTTACAATTCCTCTAATCCAGAAAGGAAACTATGGTGAAGTAAGAAGTAATCATTTTCATTCAGGCCTTGACTTTTCTACACAATCAAAAATCGGATTTCCGGTCATAGCCAGTTTTGACGGTTATGTTTCGCGAATAAAAACCTCTGAGAATGGTTATGGAAAAGCAGTCTATATAGATCACCCTAACGGGCTTACAACAGTGTATGCACATTTACATCGTTATGGAAAAACTATAGAGTCATTTGTCTTTGCTGAACAGGAGAAACAAAAAATTTACAGTGTTGAGTTGTTTCCTGAAAGAAATAAAATTATGGTCAGGCAAGGTGATACAATAGGCTGGTCAGGAAACTCAGGCGGTTCGTCAGGGCCACATCTTCATTATGAAATCCGAAACACAAAAAGTGAAAAACCTTTAAACCCTATCAGCTACTTTCCGCAGATTAAAGACACCATTCCGCCACTGATTAAATCAATTACTATCTACTCCATCAAAGAAGATTTTTTGAGCATTTTCCCCTGGCATGAAATCACTCCTGTTGAAACATCGGCAGGGAATTACAGATATACCGATTTAATTAATGCATCCGGTGAAATTGGAATTGGATTTTCAGGCTACGATCAGGCTAACAATGATAATGCAATTTTAGGTATTGACGAAGTAGAATTATATGCAAATGAAAAACTGGTTTTTGCAAGAAAAATGAGTAACTTTTCTTTTGATGAAACAAGAAATGCCAACGGACTAATTGACTATTCAAAAGGTCAGCGGACAGGAAATATTACCGAGCGATGCTACAAACTACCGGGAGTAAAATTCAGTCAATATGTATTTATTAAGAATAGCGGTGTTGTTGTTTTAAAAAATGACAGTAGTGTAAATTTCAGGCTCATGTTACGTGACGGTGCAGGAAATATTTCGCGCTGTGTTTTTACTATAGTTAACAACAACGGTACAAAACCTAAAAACACCGTTGTAAAAAAAGGAGAATTGTTGGAATATAATAAGGCAAACAAAATTCAATCGGACCGATACAGGCTTTCGATAACGGACGGAGCACTATTTCGGGATTATTATTGTGATGTCATCATTCGTAAGGGAAACAAATCGTTTATTGCTCCACAAATTACTATTGGAAGCACTTCTGAAGGCTTGAAAAAAAATGCTATGCTAAAAATTAAATCAGACGTAGAAGGTGACTCACTCAATAGCAAAACAATAATGGTAAAAATTGCTTCAAATGGAACCACATCACCGGTATCAGGAATTTTTAAAGATGGCATGTACTCAGCAAGCATCAGTGACTTTGGCACCTACTCACTCATGGTTGACAGCATTGCTCCAGTAGTTGAAAATATTTCCACTTCATTCGATTCGGTGTTTAATTGCACAGTACTTGAAGTAAAGGTAGCAGACAACTTTTCGGGAATCAAAAAATACTCCTGTACAATTAACAATAATTGGTACTTATCTGAATATGATAGAAAATACAATACAATTTATATATTATTAAACCGATTCACAGAGAGAAAGTTCAATTTAAAAGTGAATCTGACTGATGCCTGTGGTAACACAACAATATTTTCTAAGGAAATTATTTTACCTCAGAAATAA
- a CDS encoding glucosaminidase domain-containing protein, translated as MNMLSKSIAVVFISILAFSHDMLAQRMKTEDYISRYKEDAIKDMIKTGVPACITLAQGILESESGNSKLAIEANNHFGIKCHKEWQGKQFHQDDDAENECFRKYNNTLESFDDHSDFLRSRPRYAFLFELQPTDYKGWAHGLKKAGYATNPNYAHKLIDLIERFNLEDINNEAIARMNGKPIPEQPALARNVNLPKGSPSAKEVEKTTVINITPPSYYSEINNVKYIVSKKGDTWLSLAKQNEMMLWQMLKYNDASKDDVLKEGTIVYIKPKRNSAKQDYHIVKKGETMRDISQLYAIKLNKLYKKNQLEPGTILEPGMRIKLNN; from the coding sequence ATGAATATGTTAAGCAAAAGCATTGCAGTTGTATTTATCAGCATTCTTGCATTTTCGCACGACATGCTGGCACAACGCATGAAGACTGAAGATTATATCAGTCGCTATAAAGAAGATGCTATTAAGGATATGATTAAAACAGGTGTTCCTGCCTGTATAACATTAGCTCAAGGAATTCTTGAAAGCGAAAGTGGCAACAGCAAACTTGCCATTGAAGCCAATAATCACTTTGGCATCAAGTGCCATAAAGAGTGGCAAGGGAAGCAATTTCATCAGGATGATGATGCAGAAAATGAATGTTTCAGAAAATACAACAATACCTTAGAATCTTTTGACGACCATTCAGACTTTCTTCGTTCAAGACCGCGATATGCATTTTTATTTGAACTTCAACCTACGGATTACAAAGGATGGGCACATGGTTTGAAAAAAGCAGGTTATGCTACAAATCCAAACTATGCACATAAACTTATTGATTTGATAGAGCGCTTCAATCTTGAAGACATCAACAATGAAGCAATAGCACGAATGAATGGCAAACCAATTCCGGAACAGCCAGCATTGGCACGTAATGTAAATCTTCCAAAAGGTTCGCCATCGGCAAAAGAAGTTGAGAAAACTACTGTCATAAACATCACCCCTCCTTCCTATTACTCAGAAATTAATAATGTAAAATATATTGTTTCAAAAAAAGGTGATACCTGGCTGAGTTTAGCCAAACAAAATGAAATGATGTTGTGGCAGATGCTTAAATATAATGATGCCTCAAAAGATGATGTACTTAAAGAAGGAACTATTGTTTATATAAAACCAAAAAGAAATTCGGCCAAGCAGGATTATCACATTGTAAAAAAAGGTGAGACCATGCGTGATATTTCACAGCTGTATGCTATTAAGTTAAATAAACTTTACAAGAAAAATCAATTGGAACCAGGAACAATACTTGAACCCGGCATGAGAATAAAACTCAATAACTAA
- a CDS encoding polysaccharide deacetylase family protein: protein MKCGKFVISLDFELIWGVRDKRTIQSYGENLRGVHQAIPRLLNLFDQYKIKGTFATVGFLFFETKAELLANTPKKIPAYTNVELSPYEGHFNLLGENYKEDIYHFAPQLINEIKKHPEQEISTHTFSHYYCLENGQTQEDFKADLEAALQIAEKKGITITSIVFPRNQFNEEYIKIIKELGLISYRGNENCWLYKAKKGEQESSFRRALRLIDAYFNISGHNCYSDDFLISKFPMDIPSSRFLRPYSKSLKTLEGFRLRRILSGMTFAAKHNQTYHLWWHPHNFGTNQNENFSFLEKILEHYQFLNHNYGFKSITMSQLSLDLNNKTHG, encoded by the coding sequence ATGAAATGCGGAAAGTTTGTTATATCGCTTGACTTTGAACTCATTTGGGGCGTTAGAGATAAAAGAACTATTCAATCCTATGGAGAAAATTTAAGAGGAGTACATCAGGCAATACCCAGGCTATTAAATCTTTTCGATCAATACAAAATAAAGGGAACCTTTGCGACAGTAGGATTTTTATTCTTTGAAACAAAAGCTGAGTTGCTTGCAAATACGCCTAAGAAAATTCCTGCTTATACAAATGTTGAACTATCTCCCTATGAAGGACATTTTAATTTGTTAGGTGAAAATTACAAAGAAGATATTTATCATTTTGCACCTCAATTAATCAATGAAATAAAAAAACATCCGGAGCAGGAAATCAGCACACATACATTTTCACATTATTATTGTCTGGAGAATGGTCAAACGCAGGAAGATTTTAAAGCAGATTTAGAAGCCGCATTACAAATTGCAGAAAAAAAAGGCATTACAATAACTTCAATAGTCTTTCCTCGAAATCAGTTTAATGAAGAATATATAAAAATTATTAAAGAGCTTGGTCTTATCAGCTATAGAGGAAATGAAAATTGCTGGCTCTATAAAGCTAAAAAAGGTGAACAAGAAAGTTCTTTTCGAAGGGCATTAAGATTAATTGATGCTTATTTCAATATTTCCGGACACAATTGCTATAGTGATGATTTTTTAATTAGTAAATTTCCTATGGATATTCCGTCAAGCAGATTTTTACGTCCTTACAGCAAATCACTTAAAACTCTTGAAGGATTTAGATTAAGACGTATTCTATCAGGAATGACTTTTGCGGCTAAACACAATCAAACTTATCATCTGTGGTGGCATCCTCATAATTTTGGAACAAATCAAAATGAGAATTTTTCATTCCTTGAAAAAATACTTGAACACTATCAATTTTTGAATCATAACTACGGGTTCAAAAGTATTACTATGTCACAACTATCATTGGATTTAAATAACAAGACTCATGGCTGA
- a CDS encoding LUD domain-containing protein: MDESTNREKVLKKVRSALIAKTPNPYPNLDMDKVVFNSTSYSPEVQFAENFIQQGGQFVLCNGRVELMETILGVCDANDFSEVVCVDRNLSAFFDEFEFPHQSVFSEEDDTDIQVVIIPCECLVVRNGLIVLSDENIHHKALLRATQNLVVIAHTQQLIPDLTEALTYVRSQNDTDMPSELHVATPDFLNQAQNTLEPNAPLKSMTVILIRPYDSEL, translated from the coding sequence ATGGACGAAAGTACCAACAGAGAAAAAGTTCTAAAAAAGGTACGCAGTGCATTAATTGCTAAAACACCCAATCCGTATCCAAATCTGGATATGGACAAGGTTGTATTTAATTCCACCTCCTATTCACCTGAAGTACAGTTTGCTGAAAATTTCATACAGCAAGGCGGACAATTTGTGCTTTGCAATGGTCGTGTTGAACTTATGGAAACCATACTTGGTGTTTGCGATGCCAATGATTTTAGTGAGGTTGTTTGTGTTGACCGTAACCTTTCAGCCTTTTTTGATGAGTTTGAATTCCCACATCAAAGTGTGTTTTCCGAAGAAGACGATACCGACATTCAGGTGGTGATTATTCCCTGCGAATGTTTAGTTGTACGAAATGGACTTATTGTTTTATCTGATGAAAACATACACCATAAAGCCTTGCTTCGGGCTACACAAAATTTGGTTGTCATTGCACATACACAGCAACTTATCCCTGATTTAACTGAAGCATTAACTTATGTCAGGTCTCAAAATGACACCGATATGCCTTCTGAATTACATGTTGCAACACCAGACTTTTTGAATCAAGCCCAAAATACTCTTGAGCCTAATGCTCCTTTAAAAAGCATGACTGTTATTCTGATTCGACCATATGACAGTGAATTATGA
- a CDS encoding MBL fold metallo-hydrolase, with protein MKLQTIDTGFFKLDGGAMFGVVPKSIWQKLNASDDNNMCTWALRCLLIEDGNRLILIDDGIGDKQSQKFFSHYYLHGDNTLEESLSKAGFHSDDITDVFLTHLHFDHCGGSIKWNSSRDGFLPAFKNANYWCHADHWKWATEPNAREKASFLKENILPIKESGQLKFFEGTSDMSSGFEILKKNNFHPDIDLVVARGHTDGMTLPLIPYKNGKLIFMADLLPSAAHVPLPYVMAYDTRPLITLEEKKAFLKYAVNNNLNLFLEHDPANECCNLMETERGVSVNSLFKLSEI; from the coding sequence ATGAAACTTCAGACAATTGATACAGGTTTTTTTAAATTAGATGGCGGGGCTATGTTTGGAGTAGTTCCGAAATCTATATGGCAAAAATTAAATGCGTCAGATGACAATAATATGTGCACGTGGGCATTGCGTTGCCTGCTGATTGAAGATGGAAACAGACTTATTTTGATTGATGATGGTATTGGAGATAAGCAGAGTCAAAAGTTTTTTTCGCACTATTATCTTCATGGTGACAATACACTGGAAGAATCGTTATCTAAAGCCGGATTTCACTCCGATGATATTACTGATGTTTTTCTGACACACTTGCATTTTGACCATTGTGGTGGGAGTATAAAATGGAATTCATCAAGAGATGGATTTTTGCCGGCATTTAAAAATGCAAATTATTGGTGTCATGCCGATCATTGGAAATGGGCAACAGAGCCAAATGCTCGGGAGAAGGCCAGTTTTTTAAAGGAGAATATTCTTCCAATAAAGGAAAGCGGACAGTTAAAGTTTTTTGAAGGAACATCAGATATGTCAAGCGGATTTGAAATTCTTAAAAAGAACAATTTCCATCCCGATATTGACCTTGTTGTTGCCCGAGGCCATACCGATGGAATGACTTTGCCTTTGATTCCATATAAGAATGGAAAATTAATTTTTATGGCTGATTTATTGCCTTCTGCAGCGCATGTTCCGTTGCCTTATGTTATGGCATACGATACAAGACCACTCATAACATTAGAAGAGAAGAAAGCATTTTTGAAATATGCGGTGAATAATAATCTTAATTTATTTTTAGAACACGACCCGGCTAACGAGTGTTGTAATCTTATGGAAACAGAAAGAGGTGTGAGCGTAAACTCCTTATTTAAATTAAGTGAGATTTAA
- a CDS encoding T9SS type A sorting domain-containing protein, whose amino-acid sequence MKQLYTTMIALASAFCGHAQITLTQSDFAGAGDNILVSNADATIPIDFTTTGANQTWDFSSMIAQSQDTLEFLSVSSTGGTYSVYFANIGLNSNRSNIAVPYGTLPTIPGLPITLSDPYSFYYKSNGDYKQQGLGITISGFQTPIAFSSKDILYNFPIAFNNVDSCQAAWNFSLSGLGYYGFEQKRVNQVDGWGTITTPYGTFNALRIKTELYAHDTLYADTLGFGYSMDRPKAVEYKWITNNEKIPVLQINTTDVLGTETVASVVYIDSLRSVGLSSTELLSNFSVAPNPAEKYFVVNYTLTQPGQVSIKLTDMKGVEVMNEKQGAQSIGGHQKIIGSQLLSAGVYFLTITTDKFSQTQKVMIRKD is encoded by the coding sequence ATGAAACAACTTTACACAACAATGATTGCTTTAGCATCGGCATTTTGTGGCCATGCACAAATTACGCTCACACAAAGCGACTTTGCCGGAGCAGGCGATAATATTTTGGTCAGCAATGCTGATGCAACCATACCAATTGACTTTACTACAACAGGCGCAAATCAAACTTGGGACTTTAGTTCAATGATTGCTCAAAGTCAGGATACTTTAGAATTTCTTAGCGTAAGTTCAACCGGTGGAACTTATTCTGTATATTTTGCCAATATTGGTTTAAACAGCAACAGATCTAATATTGCAGTTCCTTATGGTACGTTACCAACTATTCCCGGATTACCAATTACATTAAGTGATCCCTACAGCTTTTATTACAAAAGCAATGGTGACTATAAACAACAGGGTTTAGGTATTACCATCAGTGGGTTTCAGACACCTATAGCGTTTAGCAGTAAAGATATCTTATATAATTTCCCGATTGCATTTAACAATGTTGACTCCTGCCAGGCAGCATGGAATTTTTCATTAAGCGGACTAGGATATTATGGCTTTGAACAAAAACGTGTTAATCAGGTTGATGGTTGGGGAACAATTACGACACCTTACGGTACTTTTAATGCACTGCGTATTAAAACAGAATTGTATGCACATGATACACTTTATGCCGATACATTAGGATTTGGTTATTCAATGGACAGACCTAAAGCTGTAGAATACAAATGGATTACAAACAATGAGAAAATTCCGGTTTTGCAGATAAATACTACCGATGTTTTAGGGACAGAAACGGTTGCATCAGTTGTTTATATTGATTCTTTAAGAAGTGTTGGACTTTCATCAACGGAGTTGTTGAGCAATTTTTCTGTTGCACCAAATCCTGCTGAGAAATATTTTGTAGTCAATTACACACTTACGCAACCGGGACAAGTTTCGATTAAACTCACCGACATGAAAGGCGTGGAAGTTATGAATGAAAAGCAAGGTGCCCAAAGCATAGGAGGCCATCAGAAAATAATAGGCTCACAATTACTTAGTGCAGGTGTATATTTTCTGACAATAACGACTGATAAATTTAGTCAGACTCAAAAAGTAATGATTCGAAAAGATTAG
- a CDS encoding homogentisate 1,2-dioxygenase translates to MPQYYSQGKIPHKRHTQFRKPDGGLYAEELFSTHGFSNMYSLIYHCHPPTMIKSAGEPFSREPEIAMKRSLLHQSFQGFNVQPEDDYIKSKKPVLVNNDLQIALAAPRKSTKDYFLKNADADELIFVHEGSGTFHSIYGSIDFGYGDYIVIPRGTIFQLHFNTEQNRLLVVDSFSAIQTPRRYRNEYGQFEEHSPFCERDFRRPQNLKTYDEKGEFLVMIKKESIVYPFVYATHPFDAIGWDGYCYPYIFSIHDFEPITGRIHLPPPIHQTFEAHNFVVCSFVPRLFDYHPLSIPVPYNHSNIDSDEMLYYVDGDFMSRKNVTKGQITLHPAGIPHGPHPGTVEKSLGAKETKELAVMIDTFKPLWLTKEAMNIMIPDYYKSWVENG, encoded by the coding sequence ATGCCCCAATACTATTCACAGGGAAAAATCCCTCACAAAAGACACACACAATTCCGTAAGCCTGATGGCGGCCTTTATGCAGAAGAACTATTTTCTACCCATGGCTTCAGCAATATGTATTCTCTCATTTATCATTGTCATCCGCCAACAATGATAAAAAGTGCCGGAGAGCCATTTTCTCGTGAACCCGAAATTGCTATGAAACGCTCGTTGTTGCATCAAAGTTTTCAGGGCTTTAATGTACAGCCGGAAGATGATTATATAAAGAGTAAGAAGCCGGTTTTAGTAAATAACGATTTGCAAATAGCATTAGCTGCTCCACGTAAGTCAACAAAAGATTATTTTTTAAAGAATGCCGATGCCGATGAATTGATTTTTGTTCATGAAGGCAGTGGAACATTTCACTCAATATATGGAAGCATAGACTTTGGTTATGGCGATTATATAGTTATACCAAGAGGAACAATTTTTCAATTGCATTTTAATACTGAGCAAAACAGGTTGTTGGTAGTTGACTCATTTAGTGCAATTCAAACACCACGCAGATATAGAAATGAGTATGGACAGTTTGAAGAACACAGTCCTTTTTGTGAACGCGACTTCCGCAGACCACAAAACCTGAAGACTTATGATGAAAAAGGTGAGTTTCTGGTTATGATAAAAAAAGAGAGTATTGTGTATCCTTTTGTTTATGCTACGCATCCATTTGATGCTATTGGATGGGACGGATACTGTTACCCTTATATTTTTTCGATTCATGACTTTGAGCCAATAACAGGCAGGATACATCTCCCACCGCCAATTCATCAAACATTTGAAGCACACAATTTTGTTGTTTGCTCATTTGTGCCACGTTTGTTTGACTATCATCCACTTTCAATTCCTGTTCCTTATAATCATTCTAATATCGACTCTGATGAAATGTTGTATTATGTTGATGGTGATTTTATGAGTCGAAAGAATGTTACCAAAGGGCAAATTACACTACATCCTGCAGGTATTCCTCACGGCCCACATCCGGGTACAGTTGAAAAATCACTTGGTGCTAAAGAAACAAAAGAGCTGGCTGTGATGATAGATACCTTTAAACCTCTTTGGCTTACAAAAGAAGCTATGAATATTATGATACCTGATTATTATAAATCGTGGGTAGAAAACGGATAA